The following are from one region of the Mannheimia granulomatis genome:
- a CDS encoding lysine exporter LysO family protein, producing MLYGLAIVLIPLFLGYLITVKNHRYMAIVNKVVNICLYLILLVMGISLGQIDNILTELPQIGGMAFSLVAILLLSNIAGLVIYDRLQPMKREQISQDELPSRLHLLIDSFKLIGVTLLGGIIGYYTKGSVNFPLHASTYVLEVMIFGVGIQLRNSGIPLREVFFNKRGIYTSIVMIASSLIGGIIASFLLNISLAKGLTFASAFGWYSLSSVLVNDAWGPIYGSIAFFNDISREILCLFLVPLFMRQFPSTAVGIGGATSLDCMLPIIQKSGGIQIVPLAISFGFIVNLAAPLLLAIFIGLEG from the coding sequence ATGCTCTACGGTTTAGCCATTGTGCTAATTCCCCTTTTTCTTGGTTATCTAATCACCGTTAAAAACCACCGCTATATGGCGATTGTCAATAAAGTCGTGAACATCTGCCTTTACCTGATTTTGTTGGTGATGGGGATTTCGCTCGGGCAAATTGACAACATCTTAACCGAGTTGCCACAAATCGGCGGAATGGCGTTTAGTTTAGTTGCTATTTTGCTTCTCTCAAACATTGCAGGTTTAGTGATTTACGACAGATTACAACCAATGAAAAGAGAGCAAATCAGCCAAGACGAACTCCCTTCTCGTCTGCATTTACTCATTGATTCCTTTAAATTAATCGGCGTAACCTTATTAGGCGGCATTATTGGCTATTACACTAAAGGCTCTGTGAATTTCCCTCTGCACGCCAGCACTTATGTGTTAGAAGTGATGATTTTCGGGGTGGGTATTCAGCTTCGCAATAGCGGTATTCCATTGCGAGAAGTATTCTTTAACAAACGGGGCATTTACACTTCAATTGTGATGATTGCAAGCTCGCTAATTGGTGGCATAATTGCCTCATTTTTACTCAATATTTCACTTGCTAAAGGCTTAACCTTTGCTTCTGCTTTCGGTTGGTATTCCCTTTCAAGTGTGCTGGTGAACGATGCTTGGGGTCCGATTTACGGCAGTATTGCTTTTTTTAATGATATTTCTCGTGAAATTTTATGCCTGTTTTTAGTGCCGCTCTTTATGCGACAATTCCCTTCAACCGCAGTTGGCATTGGCGGAGCAACCTCTCTTGACTGTATGCTCCCAATTATTCAAAAATCAGGCGGTATTCAAATTGTGCCACTTGCCATTAGTTTTGGGTTTATTGTGAATTTAGCCGCTCCGTTATTGTTGGCGATTTTTATTGGTTTGGAAGGCTGA
- a CDS encoding ChaN family lipoprotein → MLSRILSCLTSLCLAFFILGCSSSYKPLIPKEAASIGQIIDLKTNQPISVNDLLSRLSTQDYILIGEEHDNQLHHQIELYLFNQLTQKTRVHLLALEMLNVEQQPFINDIQFNCRFSLSDSELRKAIRWKNWDWVMYRDLIVESLQSKSHLIATNLTDREVEILLQGALPLSGTFSTYNEVKQKIAQLVSSINHHSPSSIENMVAVQQFRDRRMAEQLIKNALFTSILIAGNHHVNKEFGVPLHIAEYDKTKKVAVLMLKTRKEDMTSSQADYLWLTK, encoded by the coding sequence ATGTTATCTCGTATTCTCTCTTGTTTAACTAGCCTATGTCTGGCTTTTTTTATTTTAGGCTGCTCGTCTTCATATAAACCTTTAATCCCTAAAGAGGCGGCTTCTATCGGTCAAATTATTGATTTAAAAACAAATCAGCCAATTTCTGTCAATGATTTATTATCTCGGCTTTCCACTCAGGATTATATTTTGATTGGGGAAGAACACGATAATCAGCTTCATCATCAAATCGAATTATATTTATTCAATCAGCTCACTCAAAAAACTAGGGTGCATTTACTGGCTTTAGAAATGTTAAATGTTGAGCAGCAACCTTTTATTAATGATATCCAATTCAATTGCCGTTTTTCTTTGTCTGATTCTGAATTAAGAAAGGCAATTAGATGGAAAAACTGGGATTGGGTAATGTATAGAGACTTAATTGTTGAAAGTTTGCAATCGAAAAGCCACCTGATTGCGACTAATTTAACAGATAGAGAGGTTGAAATTTTATTACAAGGAGCATTGCCATTAAGCGGTACGTTTTCAACCTATAATGAGGTTAAACAAAAAATTGCTCAACTAGTATCTTCAATCAATCACCACTCACCTTCTTCAATTGAAAATATGGTCGCTGTGCAGCAATTTCGTGATCGTAGAATGGCAGAACAATTAATAAAAAATGCGTTATTTACGAGCATACTTATTGCGGGTAATCATCATGTGAATAAAGAATTCGGTGTACCGTTACATATTGCAGAATATGATAAAACGAAAAAAGTCGCAGTGTTAATGCTAAAAACAAGGAAAGAAGATATGACTTCTTCACAAGCAGATTATCTTTGGTTAACAAAATAA
- a CDS encoding ABC transporter ATP-binding protein, which yields MTNLLTCQNLSVYHQQKKLLHLPSAIFEQAKFTTILGPNGAGKTTLLKALSGNAYANSAVFYQNKSLKNLSGNLLAQKRAILSQQSQIAFPLKVKELVQLGREPYRNSEFAKFNENMTAWAIEAMSLTELQDRSSTQLSGGEQHRAHISRVLAQLLPEPNADLTGKWLLLDEPTNHLDIHHQYQLFALLQNLKQQGLTIIAILHDPALAINQSDRILMLKNGEKFAEGAAKEIAESSLLDELYQMKMGCRYCSYTEQYYLSPKSE from the coding sequence ATGACGAATTTATTAACCTGCCAAAATTTAAGCGTGTATCACCAACAAAAAAAGTTATTACACCTTCCAAGTGCTATTTTTGAGCAAGCTAAATTCACCACTATTCTTGGACCGAATGGGGCAGGTAAAACAACCTTACTCAAAGCCTTAAGTGGCAATGCATATGCAAACAGTGCAGTATTTTATCAAAATAAAAGTCTGAAAAATTTAAGTGGTAATTTACTTGCACAAAAACGGGCAATATTAAGCCAACAAAGTCAAATTGCTTTCCCGCTTAAAGTAAAAGAACTCGTTCAGCTTGGTAGAGAACCTTATCGCAATAGTGAATTTGCAAAATTTAATGAAAATATGACCGCTTGGGCGATAGAGGCGATGTCTTTAACTGAACTGCAAGACAGAAGTAGTACGCAACTTTCTGGAGGAGAGCAACATCGAGCGCATATTTCTCGTGTGTTGGCTCAATTATTGCCTGAACCTAATGCTGATTTAACAGGCAAATGGCTATTGCTTGATGAGCCGACTAACCATTTGGATATTCACCATCAGTATCAGCTTTTTGCTTTGTTACAAAATCTCAAACAGCAGGGTTTAACCATTATTGCGATTCTGCATGATCCGGCACTTGCGATTAATCAGTCTGATCGTATTTTAATGCTGAAAAATGGTGAGAAATTTGCTGAAGGAGCTGCTAAGGAAATTGCAGAAAGTTCATTATTAGACGAGCTTTATCAAATGAAAATGGGATGTCGATATTGCTCTTACACTGAGCAGTATTATCTTTCTCCTAAATCAGAATAA
- a CDS encoding KilA-N domain-containing protein: protein MKKDLIRASGVEIGIYTTDYQNDYISLTDIARYKNTEDPRFVIQNWLRNRNTLEFIGLWETLNNPDFNRVQFDTFKSEAGLNRFLMTPQKWITTTNAIGIVSKSGRYGGTFAHSDIALEFASWISAEFKLYIIQDYKRLKNDENSRFSQQWNLNREIAKINYKIHTDAVKTHLLADLTPAQLRFKYASEADLLNVALFGQTAKQWREANPKQKGNMRDEAGLNELLILANMESYNAVLIEKGIPQEERMIELRNLARSQFLALENLNLGGLVKVK, encoded by the coding sequence ATGAAAAAAGATCTGATTCGTGCCAGTGGTGTTGAAATCGGTATCTACACTACAGATTATCAAAACGATTACATTAGCCTGACGGATATCGCTCGTTATAAAAATACAGAAGATCCTCGATTTGTGATACAAAATTGGTTACGTAATCGTAATACTTTAGAATTTATTGGTTTATGGGAAACATTAAATAATCCTGATTTTAACCGTGTGCAATTCGACACCTTTAAAAGTGAGGCTGGGCTTAATCGTTTCCTTATGACACCTCAGAAATGGATAACAACAACTAATGCCATTGGTATTGTTTCCAAATCAGGCAGATATGGTGGCACATTTGCTCACTCAGATATTGCTTTAGAATTTGCCTCTTGGATTTCTGCTGAGTTTAAACTCTACATTATTCAGGATTATAAACGGCTGAAAAACGATGAAAATTCCCGTTTTTCGCAGCAATGGAATCTGAATCGGGAAATCGCCAAAATCAATTATAAAATTCATACAGATGCTGTGAAAACGCACTTGCTTGCTGATTTGACCCCGGCACAGTTACGTTTTAAATATGCCAGCGAAGCAGATTTACTGAATGTTGCTCTGTTCGGGCAAACCGCAAAACAGTGGCGGGAAGCCAACCCAAAACAGAAAGGCAATATGCGTGATGAAGCCGGATTAAATGAATTGCTGATTTTAGCCAATATGGAAAGTTATAATGCGGTGCTGATTGAAAAAGGCATACCGCAAGAGGAAAGAATGATCGAACTTCGCAACCTAGCCCGTAGTCAGTTCTTGGCATTGGAAAACTTAAATTTAGGCGGCTTGGTAAAGGTCAAATAA
- a CDS encoding DMT family transporter: MWIWFTLLAAIAQAGRNAFQKQLSLNVPVLGVTLARFFYAVPLASGYLAFLYWHDKSLTLPNFPPLFFVYVVGAGLAQIWATSLMVQLFHLKNYAIGVSLAKSEAVWAALLGVIFFGVTISSVGWLGVVLGGVAIFLMTGSGNLRQLSWKTLFLGIASGLCFALTSLWVREASLQLNSHFLISAAWVLFSVISFEAVLLVGYLAIFQPDTLKKFFRFPKLGILTSLFSFLGSFGWFNAMNLNHVAFVKTLGQIEIFFILGISYFVFKERLKIQDFVGLILVVVAAILVVLG; the protein is encoded by the coding sequence ATGTGGATTTGGTTTACCCTGCTTGCCGCTATAGCTCAAGCCGGTCGAAATGCGTTTCAAAAACAGTTAAGCCTAAATGTGCCGGTGCTGGGGGTAACACTTGCCCGTTTTTTCTATGCCGTGCCTTTGGCAAGCGGTTATTTGGCGTTTTTGTATTGGCACGATAAATCACTGACTTTACCGAATTTCCCTCCGCTCTTTTTTGTGTATGTGGTCGGTGCAGGCTTGGCTCAAATTTGGGCGACCTCATTAATGGTGCAGCTTTTTCATCTAAAAAATTATGCGATTGGTGTTAGCTTAGCCAAAAGTGAGGCGGTATGGGCGGCATTACTTGGTGTTATATTTTTCGGTGTAACCATCAGTAGCGTTGGTTGGCTCGGCGTGGTACTCGGTGGGGTCGCAATCTTTTTAATGACAGGGAGCGGCAATTTACGCCAACTTTCGTGGAAAACACTTTTCCTCGGTATTGCCAGTGGTTTATGTTTTGCCCTCACTTCACTTTGGGTGCGAGAAGCAAGCTTGCAACTTAACAGCCATTTTTTGATTTCGGCAGCATGGGTCTTGTTTTCTGTCATCAGCTTTGAAGCGGTATTATTGGTTGGTTATTTAGCTATTTTCCAGCCTGACACTTTAAAGAAATTTTTCCGCTTCCCAAAACTTGGTATCCTCACAAGCCTGTTCTCTTTTCTCGGCTCTTTTGGTTGGTTTAATGCAATGAACCTCAACCACGTTGCTTTTGTGAAAACTCTCGGGCAAATTGAGATCTTCTTTATTTTAGGCATTTCCTATTTCGTGTTTAAAGAGCGACTTAAAATTCAAGATTTTGTGGGGCTGATTTTAGTCGTAGTTGCGGCAATTTTGGTGGTGCTAGGCTAA
- a CDS encoding TonB-dependent receptor domain-containing protein, with translation MKLNIITRVLLPFLSVGLLHNVSAAEEKEIAELDTVTIYGNLENPNFGNFTKAGSESSRAMNVNAMQSLDSIVRSVAGGYTQIDPGQGGVSVNIRSMTGLGRVNTTIDGVPQTQLGTSANGGGKFHADGNGPMSQFSTLIDQNFLTRVDISKGNPAGAAGLNALAGSANFKTIDVEDILLDKNKVGILSRFNYGNNDLGRNGMIALAGKTSVLETGSLGSLLAFSKSSISQNYRRGNGTMATDSAYMQGLKNHPESYMGKIAFKPNADIEFKLSGRQYKNSLVGRNINSSTYSLESSYRPLSDWIDIKLLTAMTKTNQDFHDDAKLWTLEDASTKNKMWMLDLNNTSRFEIGKLATSFTYGLNLLHNKYSRFLPKNVNDDGAVRNAAFGPEGTQNINSLYLDSEFKYGIATLNAGIHYSRYQLKGHKPKCDADDMDYCFPSFAFDVNKKHSAVNPSATLSFELTDWLQPFVSYRESSRSANVQEMFNTSRNGLSVNPFLKPEKAKTYEVGFNIHKDNLLLNNDLLGLKVVYFNSHIKDYLYNLSLYGCGPTVCRNVNDSTDTTHFQIYLNHHEKVKNRGWEVELAYDSDYLFVNGSYTRTESTAPTSKGATILYGFGVEAYTQLPKDYATLELGTKLLDKKLTLSGTFKYTGKAKRVGIDLDEDGNIIHEDFRIFL, from the coding sequence ATGAAATTAAATATCATTACACGTGTTTTACTGCCATTTTTGAGCGTTGGACTATTACATAATGTATCAGCAGCGGAAGAAAAAGAGATTGCTGAGCTTGATACAGTAACCATTTATGGCAACCTGGAAAATCCAAATTTTGGAAATTTTACCAAGGCAGGATCGGAGAGTTCTCGCGCAATGAATGTAAATGCGATGCAAAGTTTGGATAGCATTGTTCGTTCAGTTGCTGGCGGTTATACCCAAATTGACCCGGGTCAAGGCGGCGTGAGTGTGAATATTCGCAGCATGACAGGGCTTGGTCGTGTAAATACAACGATTGATGGTGTGCCACAAACTCAACTTGGTACATCAGCAAATGGTGGCGGCAAATTCCATGCAGATGGTAATGGGCCAATGAGCCAATTTAGCACACTTATCGATCAAAATTTCTTAACTCGAGTAGATATCTCCAAAGGGAACCCCGCCGGAGCAGCAGGTTTGAATGCATTAGCCGGTAGTGCAAATTTTAAAACCATTGATGTAGAAGATATTTTATTAGATAAAAACAAAGTCGGTATTTTAAGCCGCTTTAATTACGGCAATAACGATCTAGGTAGAAACGGGATGATCGCCTTAGCAGGTAAAACAAGCGTGTTAGAAACCGGCTCACTTGGCAGCTTATTGGCCTTTAGTAAAAGCAGTATTAGCCAAAATTATCGTCGTGGTAACGGCACAATGGCAACAGACTCCGCCTATATGCAAGGACTAAAAAATCATCCTGAATCTTATATGGGAAAAATTGCGTTTAAGCCAAACGCAGATATAGAGTTCAAACTATCAGGCCGCCAATATAAAAATAGTTTAGTTGGACGAAACATTAATAGCTCCACTTATTCTTTAGAGTCAAGCTACCGCCCTCTATCAGATTGGATTGATATAAAACTGCTAACCGCAATGACTAAAACCAACCAAGATTTCCATGATGATGCGAAGTTATGGACATTAGAAGATGCCTCAACCAAAAACAAAATGTGGATGTTGGATTTAAATAACACCAGCCGTTTTGAAATAGGTAAATTAGCCACATCATTTACCTATGGTCTGAACCTTTTGCATAATAAATATTCTCGTTTTCTACCGAAAAATGTCAATGATGATGGTGCAGTCAGAAATGCAGCATTTGGTCCCGAAGGCACTCAGAATATCAATTCACTTTATTTAGATTCTGAATTTAAATATGGTATTGCAACATTAAATGCAGGCATTCACTACTCGCGTTATCAATTAAAAGGGCACAAACCAAAATGCGATGCTGATGATATGGATTATTGCTTCCCTTCTTTTGCATTTGATGTGAATAAAAAACACAGCGCTGTTAATCCATCTGCAACCTTATCATTTGAACTAACAGATTGGCTGCAGCCTTTTGTAAGTTATAGAGAAAGCTCTCGCTCGGCGAATGTGCAAGAAATGTTTAACACCAGCCGCAATGGCTTGAGTGTAAATCCGTTTTTGAAACCGGAAAAGGCAAAAACTTATGAGGTTGGTTTTAATATCCATAAAGATAACTTACTGTTAAACAATGATCTTCTAGGTTTAAAAGTAGTGTACTTTAATTCACATATTAAAGACTACCTTTATAACTTATCACTTTATGGCTGTGGTCCAACCGTATGTAGAAATGTGAATGATTCTACCGATACAACCCATTTCCAAATTTATCTGAATCATCATGAAAAAGTGAAAAACCGAGGTTGGGAAGTAGAGCTAGCTTATGATTCCGATTACTTATTTGTGAATGGAAGTTATACCCGTACAGAAAGTACAGCACCAACTTCAAAAGGAGCAACTATTCTTTACGGATTTGGAGTAGAAGCTTATACTCAGCTGCCAAAAGATTATGCTACGCTGGAGTTAGGAACCAAATTGCTTGATAAAAAGTTAACCTTATCCGGCACCTTTAAATATACAGGTAAAGCAAAACGTGTCGGTATTGATTTAGATGAAGATGGTAATATTATTCACGAAGATTTCCGAATATTCCTGTAA
- the aspS gene encoding aspartate--tRNA ligase: MMRSHYCGNLNRSHVGQAVTLSGWVHRVRNLGRFIFMQIRDREGIVQVFFDEKDEVLFKQASALRSEACVQIQGEVIARDESQINRDMATGEIEVLVKNLVVYNNAEVLPLDFNQNNTEEQRLKYRYLDLRRPEMAEKLKTRAKITSFVRRFMDEHGFLDIETPMLTKATPEGARDYLVPSRVHKGKFYALPQSPQLFKQLLMMSGFDRYYQIVKCFRDEDLRADRQPEFTQIDVETSFLTAEEVRALMEKMVHGLWQETLGVDLGKFPMMTWSEAMQRFGSDKPDLRNPLEMVDVADILKEVDFKVFSGPANDPKGRVVALRVPNGAALTRKNIDEYTQFVGIYGAKGLAWAKINDVNAGLEGIQSPVAKFLNEEVLKALYVRLNVQNEDIIFFGADNWHVATNAIGALRLKVGNDLGLTDTSAWKPLWVVDFPMFERDDEGNLSAMHHPFTSPKDLSPEELVKDPENAVANAYDMVINGYEVGGGSVRIFNPQMQQTVFSILGISEDEQQEKFGFLLDALKFGTPPHAGLAFGLDRLTMLITGTDNIRDVIAFPKTTAAACLMTEAPSFANPKALDELAIAVKAVEKAE, translated from the coding sequence ATGATGCGTTCTCATTATTGCGGCAACTTAAACCGCTCGCACGTTGGACAAGCTGTTACCCTAAGTGGTTGGGTACACCGTGTTCGTAACCTTGGTCGTTTTATTTTTATGCAAATTCGTGACCGTGAAGGCATTGTTCAGGTGTTTTTTGATGAAAAAGATGAAGTGCTGTTCAAACAAGCCTCAGCCCTGCGTTCAGAAGCTTGCGTACAGATTCAAGGTGAAGTGATTGCTCGTGATGAATCGCAAATTAATCGCGATATGGCAACGGGCGAAATCGAAGTATTGGTGAAAAATTTAGTGGTATATAACAATGCTGAAGTATTACCGCTGGACTTCAACCAAAACAATACCGAAGAACAGCGTTTAAAATACCGTTATTTGGATTTACGCCGTCCGGAAATGGCGGAAAAATTGAAAACCCGTGCCAAAATCACCAGCTTTGTTCGCCGCTTTATGGACGAGCATGGTTTCTTAGATATCGAAACCCCAATGCTAACCAAAGCTACTCCTGAAGGTGCGAGAGATTACTTAGTGCCAAGCCGTGTGCATAAAGGCAAATTCTATGCGCTACCGCAATCACCACAGCTTTTCAAACAGCTTTTAATGATGTCGGGCTTTGACCGTTATTACCAAATCGTGAAATGTTTCCGTGACGAAGATTTGCGTGCAGACCGCCAGCCGGAATTTACCCAAATCGATGTGGAAACTTCGTTCCTTACCGCAGAAGAAGTGCGTGCGTTAATGGAAAAAATGGTTCACGGCTTATGGCAAGAAACCTTAGGCGTGGATTTAGGCAAATTCCCAATGATGACTTGGAGTGAGGCAATGCAACGTTTCGGCTCAGACAAGCCGGATTTACGTAACCCACTTGAAATGGTCGATGTTGCCGATATTCTAAAAGAGGTGGATTTCAAAGTTTTCAGCGGTCCGGCAAACGATCCGAAAGGGCGAGTGGTCGCATTGCGTGTGCCAAACGGTGCAGCCTTAACCCGCAAAAACATTGACGAATACACCCAATTTGTTGGTATTTACGGTGCCAAAGGTTTAGCTTGGGCGAAAATCAATGACGTAAATGCCGGCTTAGAAGGCATTCAAAGCCCTGTGGCAAAATTCTTAAATGAAGAGGTGTTAAAAGCACTCTATGTTCGTTTAAATGTACAAAATGAAGATATTATTTTCTTTGGTGCAGATAACTGGCACGTTGCAACCAATGCAATTGGTGCATTACGCTTAAAAGTGGGTAACGATTTAGGCTTAACTGATACTTCTGCGTGGAAACCGCTTTGGGTCGTTGACTTCCCAATGTTCGAGCGTGATGATGAAGGCAATCTTTCTGCAATGCACCACCCATTCACTTCACCAAAAGATTTATCGCCGGAAGAATTGGTGAAAGATCCGGAAAATGCGGTGGCAAACGCTTACGATATGGTCATCAACGGCTACGAAGTAGGCGGCGGCTCTGTGCGTATTTTCAACCCACAAATGCAACAAACCGTGTTCAGCATTTTAGGCATTAGCGAAGACGAGCAACAAGAGAAATTCGGTTTCTTATTAGATGCGTTAAAATTCGGCACACCGCCACACGCAGGCTTGGCATTCGGCTTAGATCGCTTAACTATGCTAATTACCGGCACCGATAATATCCGCGATGTTATCGCCTTCCCGAAAACCACCGCAGCCGCGTGTTTGATGACCGAAGCTCCTAGCTTTGCAAATCCGAAAGCATTGGATGAGTTGGCAATTGCGGTGAAAGCGGTCGAAAAAGCAGAATAA
- the dinB gene encoding DNA polymerase IV, which translates to MSNQSKSQRKIIHIDMDCFYAAVEMREDPSLLGKPVAVGGSANQRGVLTTCNYEARKFGLHSAMATATALKKCPNLILLPVNMPLYKAVSAQIHQIFHRYTDIIEALSLDEAYLDVSDCELYSGSATWIAKAIRDDIWRELRLTASAGVAPLKFLAKIASDQNKPNGQFVIAPDEVQNFVKNLPLAKIPGVGKVTNEKLKKLGLETCGDIQQAEQAMIYREFGKFGQRLWDFSHGIDERVIETNRPRKSLAVENTLLEDIWQIEVAEKIIEDLFEKLLFRIQRNWGDIPLTDFKKLGIKLKFDDFSQTTLERTTEGLSYERFLKLLHQIFSRRNERKIRLVGLSVHFPEKKVNNQLNLWE; encoded by the coding sequence ATGTCGAATCAAAGCAAAAGTCAGCGGAAAATTATCCATATTGATATGGATTGTTTTTATGCTGCGGTGGAAATGCGAGAAGATCCGTCTTTGCTCGGCAAGCCGGTGGCGGTGGGCGGCAGTGCAAATCAACGTGGTGTGCTGACAACTTGCAATTATGAAGCCCGAAAATTTGGCTTACACAGTGCGATGGCAACCGCAACCGCTTTGAAAAAATGCCCTAATTTAATTTTATTACCGGTCAATATGCCGTTGTATAAAGCGGTTTCCGCTCAAATTCACCAAATTTTTCACCGCTATACAGATATTATCGAAGCCCTTTCCCTTGATGAAGCCTATTTAGATGTGAGCGATTGCGAACTTTATTCGGGCTCGGCTACTTGGATTGCTAAAGCCATTCGCGATGATATTTGGAGAGAACTACGTTTAACTGCTTCAGCCGGTGTAGCACCGCTTAAATTTTTAGCTAAAATTGCTTCAGACCAGAATAAGCCAAACGGGCAGTTTGTCATTGCACCTGATGAAGTGCAAAATTTTGTGAAAAATCTACCGCTTGCAAAAATCCCCGGGGTGGGGAAAGTAACAAATGAAAAGCTAAAAAAATTAGGGCTGGAAACCTGTGGCGATATTCAACAAGCTGAGCAAGCTATGATTTATCGTGAATTCGGTAAATTTGGGCAACGGCTTTGGGATTTTAGCCACGGTATTGATGAGAGAGTAATTGAAACTAATCGCCCGAGAAAGTCGCTTGCTGTTGAAAATACTTTGTTGGAAGATATTTGGCAGATTGAAGTGGCAGAAAAAATCATTGAAGATTTATTTGAAAAATTGCTGTTTCGCATTCAGCGAAATTGGGGTGACATTCCTTTAACCGATTTTAAAAAACTAGGTATTAAATTAAAATTTGATGATTTCAGCCAAACTACTCTAGAGAGAACGACAGAAGGGTTAAGTTATGAGCGGTTTTTGAAATTGTTACACCAAATTTTTAGTAGGCGGAATGAACGAAAGATTCGGTTAGTAGGTCTAAGTGTTCACTTTCCTGAGAAAAAAGTAAATAATCAGTTAAATTTGTGGGAATAA
- a CDS encoding DUF72 domain-containing protein, with amino-acid sequence MNKNFPQIYIGTGGYADTDLIGTLYPYGTKKEDFLAIYSQHYDTLEINSTFHAPIGLKAFEGMVEKAAGRLNFSVKLHQDFSHNRTATQGQAEAFLNALTPLSDQGLLANLFVQFPMQFERTPLNRRYLAELCQLFGDYPLAIEFRHPSWHIPTVFDTFAKSPDLIWCNVDYPQNIGLPAFHFFANQRTAYLRLHGRNPNWWKGQSAAERHDYRYSDEELKGLAELLVQKTAEFDKLYLYFENTTKSHAFYNIQILKGFLAEIGFQIKPVPEHLLGQQSLF; translated from the coding sequence ATGAATAAAAACTTTCCCCAAATTTATATCGGCACCGGCGGCTATGCCGACACCGACTTAATCGGCACGCTTTACCCTTACGGTACCAAGAAAGAAGATTTTTTAGCGATCTATAGCCAGCATTATGACACCCTTGAAATCAACAGCACTTTCCACGCCCCAATTGGCTTAAAAGCCTTTGAGGGAATGGTGGAAAAAGCCGCTGGTAGGTTGAATTTTTCGGTGAAGTTACATCAAGACTTCAGCCATAACCGTACGGCGACTCAAGGACAAGCGGAGGCTTTTCTGAATGCTCTCACACCACTGAGTGATCAGGGGTTATTGGCAAATTTATTTGTGCAATTCCCGATGCAATTTGAACGTACACCGCTTAACCGCCGTTACCTTGCCGAATTATGCCAATTGTTTGGCGATTATCCGCTGGCGATTGAATTCCGTCATCCAAGCTGGCATATTCCAACGGTGTTTGACACCTTTGCCAAAAGCCCGGATTTGATTTGGTGCAATGTGGATTATCCGCAAAATATCGGCTTGCCGGCATTTCATTTTTTCGCTAATCAACGTACCGCCTATTTGAGATTACACGGCAGAAACCCAAATTGGTGGAAAGGGCAAAGTGCCGCCGAACGCCACGATTACCGTTATTCAGACGAGGAATTAAAAGGCTTGGCAGAGTTGCTTGTGCAAAAGACAGCAGAATTTGACAAACTCTACCTCTATTTTGAAAACACCACCAAAAGCCACGCGTTTTATAATATCCAAATACTAAAAGGCTTTTTGGCGGAGATAGGATTTCAAATTAAACCTGTGCCAGAACATTTGTTAGGGCAGCAGAGTTTGTTTTGA